A single region of the Winslowiella toletana genome encodes:
- a CDS encoding MurR/RpiR family transcriptional regulator produces the protein MSSLLRIRQLYPTLALNERRLADFLLSQPDRARHLSSQKLAEESGVSQSSVVKFAQKLGYKGFPALKLALSESLAEKDAITVHNQILSDDPLKVVGEKLFAEKQSAIRATLDINSEEKLLETLRLLKSARRIVLVGIGASGLVAKDFSWKLMKIGISAVAEQDMHALLASVQALSTGDLLLAISYTGERREINLAAQEAQRAGASVLAFTGFTPNTLQQCASHCLYTVAEEQSTRSAAISSTTAQLALTDLLFMALVQNDPQRASSHIRHSEELVKKLV, from the coding sequence GGCGACTGGCGGATTTTTTGCTGTCACAGCCGGATCGCGCGCGTCATCTCAGCTCGCAAAAGCTGGCGGAAGAGTCCGGCGTCAGTCAGTCCAGCGTGGTTAAATTTGCGCAAAAGCTGGGCTATAAAGGCTTTCCGGCGCTGAAACTGGCCTTGAGCGAGTCGCTGGCCGAAAAAGATGCGATCACTGTACACAACCAAATTTTAAGCGATGACCCGCTCAAAGTGGTGGGGGAAAAGTTATTTGCCGAAAAGCAGTCGGCAATCCGCGCAACGCTGGATATTAACAGTGAAGAAAAACTGCTGGAGACTCTGCGGCTGCTGAAATCGGCACGCCGTATAGTGCTGGTTGGTATCGGCGCTTCCGGGCTGGTCGCAAAAGATTTTTCATGGAAGCTGATGAAAATAGGTATCAGCGCGGTGGCAGAGCAGGATATGCACGCGTTGCTGGCCAGCGTGCAGGCGCTGAGCACCGGCGACTTACTGCTGGCAATCTCCTATACCGGTGAACGACGTGAAATTAATCTTGCCGCACAAGAGGCACAGCGCGCCGGCGCCAGCGTGCTGGCATTTACCGGCTTTACGCCAAATACCCTGCAACAGTGTGCATCCCACTGCCTGTATACGGTAGCGGAGGAGCAAAGCACGCGCAGCGCAGCCATCTCTTCGACCACCGCTCAGCTGGCGCTGACCGATCTGCTGTTTATGGCGCTGGTTCAGAACGATCCGCAGCGCGCCTCCAGCCATATTCGTCACAGTGAAGAGCTGGTGAAAAAGTTGGTCTGA
- a CDS encoding YfhL family 4Fe-4S dicluster ferredoxin translates to MALLITKRCINCDMCEPECPNQAISMGDEIYQIDVDRCTECVGHYDTPTCQQVCPIDNTIITDPLHIEAKETLWEKFVVLHHPL, encoded by the coding sequence ATGGCTTTATTAATAACCAAGCGCTGTATTAACTGCGACATGTGTGAGCCGGAGTGCCCGAATCAGGCGATCTCGATGGGAGATGAGATCTATCAGATCGATGTCGATCGCTGCACCGAATGCGTTGGCCACTATGACACGCCAACCTGCCAGCAGGTTTGCCCGATCGACAACACCATCATTACTGACCCGCTGCATATCGAAGCAAAAGAAACGCTGTGGGAGAAGTTTGTGGTGCTACATCATCCGCTTTGA
- the acpS gene encoding holo-ACP synthase, which translates to MAILGLGTDIVEIARIEGVISRSGDRLAQRVLSANEWAQYQAHKQPLRFLAKRFAVKEAAAKAFGTGIRGGLAFNQFEVYNDELGKPGLRFFQHAAEVAEKLGVKHVHVTLADERNYACATVIIES; encoded by the coding sequence ATGGCTATTCTCGGCCTCGGCACAGATATCGTTGAGATTGCGCGCATTGAAGGGGTGATCTCTCGTTCTGGCGATCGCCTTGCCCAGCGGGTGCTGAGTGCCAATGAGTGGGCACAATATCAGGCACATAAGCAGCCGCTGCGTTTTCTCGCCAAGCGTTTTGCCGTCAAAGAAGCCGCTGCCAAAGCTTTTGGTACGGGGATTCGTGGGGGGTTAGCATTTAATCAGTTCGAAGTGTACAACGATGAGCTGGGCAAACCTGGGCTGCGTTTTTTCCAGCATGCAGCCGAAGTGGCGGAGAAGCTTGGGGTCAAACATGTGCACGTGACGCTGGCGGATGAGCGCAACTATGCCTGCGCAACGGTGATAATCGAAAGTTGA
- the pdxJ gene encoding pyridoxine 5'-phosphate synthase, translating into MAELLLGVNIDHVATVRNARGTNYPDPVQAAFVSEQAGADGITVHLREDRRHITDRDVRILRQTIQTRMNLEMAVTDEMVDIACEIKPHFCCLVPEKRQEVTTEGGLDVAGQLEKISAAVTRLNAVGILVSLFIDADEAQIDAAVASGAPYIEIHTGAYAEAEEGAARDAELARISHAATYAAGKGLKVNAGHGLTYHNVLPIAALPEMHELNIGHAIIGRAVMSGLADAVKEMKQLMREARR; encoded by the coding sequence ATGGCTGAGTTGTTGTTAGGCGTCAATATCGATCACGTGGCTACCGTGCGTAATGCGCGTGGCACCAACTATCCCGATCCGGTTCAGGCGGCTTTTGTTTCCGAACAGGCTGGCGCAGACGGTATTACCGTTCACCTGCGTGAAGATCGTCGTCATATTACCGACCGCGACGTGCGCATTTTGCGTCAGACCATTCAGACGCGGATGAATCTGGAGATGGCGGTAACCGACGAGATGGTCGATATTGCCTGTGAAATCAAACCCCATTTTTGCTGCCTGGTGCCGGAAAAACGTCAGGAAGTCACTACGGAAGGGGGGCTGGATGTTGCCGGTCAGCTGGAAAAAATCAGCGCTGCGGTAACGCGTCTGAACGCGGTCGGCATCCTGGTTTCACTGTTTATCGATGCGGATGAAGCGCAAATTGATGCAGCCGTGGCCTCCGGCGCACCCTATATTGAAATCCATACCGGTGCCTATGCGGAAGCCGAAGAGGGCGCGGCGCGTGATGCTGAGCTGGCCCGAATCAGCCATGCTGCTACTTATGCAGCGGGTAAAGGCCTGAAGGTGAATGCCGGACACGGGCTGACCTATCATAATGTGCTGCCAATTGCTGCGCTGCCGGAAATGCATGAACTGAATATTGGTCATGCGATTATTGGCCGTGCGGTAATGAGCGGGCTGGCAGATGCGGTGAAAGAGATGAAGCAGCTGATGCGGGAAGCGCGACGCTAA
- the recO gene encoding DNA repair protein RecO: MEGWQRAFVLHGRPYSETSLLLDLFTESHGRVRVLAKGARSKRSSLKGALQPFTPLLIRWGGRGEVKTLRGAEAVSLALPLSGITLYCGLYVNELVSRVLQHETAFSELFFDYLHCIQSLAAASGSPEPALRRFELAMLGHLGYGVDFLHCAGSGEEVADEMTYSYREERGFIASMVVNNRSFTGRHLRALYEREFPDADSLRAAKRFTRIALKPYLGGKPLKSQELFRQFVPKKRADASPPAGE; encoded by the coding sequence ATGGAAGGCTGGCAACGCGCGTTTGTCCTGCATGGACGCCCCTACAGCGAAACCAGTCTGCTGTTAGATCTGTTTACCGAAAGTCACGGTCGCGTGCGGGTACTGGCGAAAGGTGCCCGCTCAAAACGCTCCAGCCTGAAAGGTGCTTTGCAGCCTTTCACCCCGCTGCTGATTCGCTGGGGTGGGCGCGGCGAAGTGAAAACCTTACGCGGTGCCGAAGCGGTGTCGCTGGCGTTGCCGCTAAGCGGCATTACGCTCTACTGCGGCCTGTACGTCAATGAGCTGGTCTCCCGCGTGCTTCAGCACGAAACCGCCTTTTCTGAACTGTTCTTCGATTACCTCCATTGCATCCAGTCGTTGGCCGCTGCCAGCGGTTCACCTGAACCCGCGCTGCGCCGCTTTGAGCTGGCGATGCTGGGCCACCTTGGCTATGGCGTTGATTTTCTTCACTGCGCAGGCAGCGGGGAAGAGGTAGCCGATGAGATGACCTACAGCTATCGTGAAGAGCGAGGTTTTATCGCCAGCATGGTGGTTAATAACCGCAGCTTTACCGGCCGCCATTTGCGCGCGCTGTATGAGCGTGAGTTTCCGGATGCCGACAGTTTACGCGCGGCGAAACGCTTTACCCGCATCGCGCTAAAACCCTATCTTGGCGGCAAGCCGCTTAAAAGCCAGGAGCTTTTTCGTCAGTTTGTGCCGAAAAAACGCGCAGACGCATCGCCACCCGCCGGGGAATAG
- the era gene encoding GTPase Era: MSEQQTHCGFIAIVGRPNVGKSTLLNQLLGQKISITSRKPQTTRHRIMGIHTEGAYQAIYVDTPGLHMEEKRAINRLMNRAASSSIGDVELVIFVVEGTRWTADDEMVLNKLKDGKVPVLLAINKVDNVTDKSILLPHMQFLSQQMDFMDMVPISAESGKNVDTIASLVRKRLPEAIHHFPEDYITDRSQRFMASEIIREKLMRFLGAELPYSVTVEIERFITNERGGYDINGLILVEREGQKKMVIGNKGAKIKTIGIEARKDMEDMFEAKVHLELWVKVKSGWADDERALRSLGYVDDL; encoded by the coding sequence ATGAGCGAACAACAGACCCATTGCGGCTTTATAGCTATTGTAGGCCGCCCAAACGTTGGAAAATCGACACTGCTGAACCAGTTACTGGGGCAGAAGATTTCCATCACCTCGCGTAAACCGCAAACCACCCGTCACCGTATTATGGGTATTCACACTGAAGGCGCTTATCAGGCGATCTATGTGGATACGCCGGGCTTGCACATGGAAGAGAAGCGCGCCATTAACCGTTTAATGAACCGCGCCGCCAGCAGCTCTATCGGTGATGTTGAGCTGGTGATCTTTGTGGTTGAAGGCACGCGCTGGACCGCTGACGATGAAATGGTGTTGAACAAGCTTAAAGATGGCAAAGTGCCGGTGCTGTTGGCGATCAACAAGGTTGATAACGTCACGGATAAAAGCATTTTGCTGCCCCATATGCAGTTCCTCTCACAGCAGATGGACTTTATGGATATGGTGCCGATTTCTGCCGAAAGCGGTAAGAATGTCGATACTATTGCCAGCCTGGTGCGTAAACGTCTGCCGGAAGCGATCCATCACTTCCCGGAAGACTATATCACCGACCGTTCGCAGCGCTTTATGGCCTCGGAGATCATCCGTGAAAAGCTGATGCGTTTCCTCGGTGCTGAACTGCCGTACTCGGTAACGGTTGAGATTGAGCGTTTTATTACCAACGAACGTGGCGGCTATGATATCAATGGCCTGATTCTGGTTGAGCGTGAAGGCCAGAAGAAGATGGTGATTGGTAACAAGGGTGCCAAGATCAAAACTATCGGTATTGAAGCGCGTAAAGATATGGAAGATATGTTCGAGGCGAAAGTGCACCTTGAACTGTGGGTAAAAGTGAAGTCTGGTTGGGCGGATGACGAACGTGCGCTGCGCAGCCTGGGCTACGTTGACGATCTTTAA
- the rnc gene encoding ribonuclease III, producing the protein MNPIVINRLQQKLGYTFTHQELLQQALTHRSASSKHNERLEFLGDSILSYVIANALYHRFPRVDEGDMSRMRATLVRGNTLAEMAREFDLGECLRLGPGELKSGGYRRESILADTVEALIGGVFLDSNIQTVEQLILNWYQSRLDQISPGDKQKDPKTRLQEYLQGRHLPLPSYLVVQVRGEAHDQEFTIHCQVSGMAEPVVGTGSSRRKAEQAAAEQALIKLGLE; encoded by the coding sequence ATGAACCCCATCGTAATTAACAGGCTGCAGCAAAAGCTGGGCTACACTTTTACTCATCAGGAATTATTGCAGCAGGCATTAACCCACCGTAGCGCCAGCAGCAAACACAATGAAAGACTCGAATTCCTGGGTGATTCCATTCTTAGTTATGTGATTGCCAATGCCCTTTATCACCGTTTTCCGCGGGTTGATGAAGGTGATATGAGTCGTATGCGCGCCACTCTGGTGCGGGGAAATACCCTGGCGGAGATGGCACGCGAGTTTGATCTCGGTGAGTGCTTACGCCTTGGGCCGGGTGAACTTAAAAGCGGCGGCTATCGTCGTGAGTCGATTCTGGCGGATACCGTCGAAGCATTGATTGGCGGCGTCTTCCTGGATAGCAATATCCAGACTGTCGAGCAGCTGATTCTGAACTGGTATCAGTCGCGTCTCGACCAGATTAGCCCGGGCGACAAACAGAAAGATCCAAAAACGCGTCTGCAGGAGTATCTGCAGGGTCGTCATCTGCCGCTGCCATCCTATTTGGTGGTGCAGGTACGTGGCGAAGCGCATGACCAGGAATTTACTATTCACTGTCAGGTTAGCGGTATGGCAGAACCGGTGGTGGGCACCGGATCAAGCCGTCGCAAAGCTGAACAGGCAGCGGCCGAACAGGCGCTGATCAAGCTGGGACTTGAATAG
- the lepB gene encoding signal peptidase I: MANTFALILALATLVTGIIWCIDKFKWAPARRAKQAEVRAQTGTAVDEKTLAKVAKQPGWVETAASVFPVLAVVFIVRSFVYEPFQIPSGSMMPTLLIGDFILVEKFAYGIKDPITQTTLIPTGHPKRGDVAVFKYPKQPSVDYIKRVIGVPGDRVSYDPDSKTLTINPACDNGQPCDKALAVTYTDVQPSGFIQTFSGFDGNESGSGFFQVPQGESMKGGLRLATREETLGDVKHNILMTLQVPSQPDAYYRQPGQPQSTWVVPQGQYFMMGDNRDNSADSRYWGFVPEKNLVGKATAIWMSFEKQEGEWPTGVRLSRIGGIH, translated from the coding sequence ATGGCTAATACTTTCGCCCTGATCCTGGCACTGGCAACGTTGGTGACCGGCATCATCTGGTGTATCGATAAGTTCAAATGGGCGCCTGCGCGCCGTGCGAAGCAGGCTGAGGTGCGGGCGCAAACCGGCACCGCTGTCGATGAAAAAACGCTGGCCAAAGTGGCTAAACAGCCGGGTTGGGTCGAAACGGCAGCCTCGGTATTTCCGGTGCTGGCAGTGGTATTTATTGTGCGTTCGTTTGTTTACGAACCCTTTCAGATCCCTTCCGGTTCAATGATGCCAACTTTGCTGATCGGTGATTTTATTCTGGTGGAGAAATTTGCCTACGGAATTAAAGATCCGATCACCCAGACTACGCTGATCCCGACCGGGCATCCGAAACGTGGTGATGTTGCGGTGTTTAAATACCCTAAACAGCCGAGTGTGGATTATATTAAACGGGTAATCGGCGTGCCTGGTGACCGTGTCAGCTACGATCCGGACAGCAAAACGCTGACGATTAATCCGGCCTGTGATAATGGCCAGCCTTGCGACAAAGCGCTGGCGGTGACTTACACCGACGTGCAGCCAAGCGGCTTTATTCAGACCTTCAGCGGTTTTGATGGCAATGAATCCGGCAGCGGATTCTTCCAGGTACCGCAGGGCGAATCGATGAAGGGTGGCCTGCGCCTTGCCACGCGTGAAGAAACGCTGGGTGACGTGAAGCACAACATTCTGATGACGCTTCAAGTGCCAAGCCAGCCAGACGCGTACTATCGTCAGCCGGGTCAGCCACAGTCAACGTGGGTGGTGCCGCAGGGCCAGTACTTTATGATGGGCGATAACCGCGATAACAGCGCAGACAGCCGTTATTGGGGCTTCGTTCCGGAGAAGAATCTGGTCGGTAAAGCGACGGCGATCTGGATGAGCTTTGAGAAGCAAGAAGGTGAGTGGCCGACCGGCGTGCGTTTAAGTCGTATTGGCGGTATTCATTAA
- the lepA gene encoding translation elongation factor 4, with translation MKHIRNFSIIAHIDHGKSTLSDRLIQICGGLTEREMAAQVLDSMDLERERGITIKAQSVTLDYKALNGETYQLNFIDTPGHVDFSYEVSRSLAACEGALLVVDAGQGVEAQTLANCYTAMEMDLEVVPVLNKIDLPAADPDRAAQEIEDIVGIDATDAVRCSAKTGVGVPEVLERLVRDIPAPEGDADAPLQALIIDSWFDNYLGVVSLVRIKNGTMRKGDKIKVMSTGQVYNADRLGIFTPKRVDRDVLNCGEVGWLVCAIKDILGAPVGDTLTQSRNPADKALPGFKKVKPQVYAGLFPISSDDYEAFRDALGKLSLNDASLFYEPESSTALGFGFRCGFLGLLHMEIIQERLEREYDLDLITTAPTVVYEVETTSGETVYVDSPSKLPALNNIAELREPIAECHMLLPQEFLGNVITLCIEKRGVQTNMVYHGNQVALTYEIPMAEVVLDFFDRLKSTSRGYASLDYNFKRFQTSDMVRVDVLINAERVDALALITHRENSQYRGRELVEKMKDLIPRQQFDIAIQAAIGTHIIARSTVKQLRKNVLAKCYGGDVSRKKKLLQKQKDGKKRMKQVGNVELPQEAFLAILHVGKDSK, from the coding sequence ATGAAGCACATACGAAATTTCTCCATCATCGCTCACATTGACCACGGTAAATCGACGCTTTCTGACCGTCTGATTCAAATCTGTGGCGGTTTGACCGAGCGCGAAATGGCTGCGCAGGTTCTGGATTCAATGGATTTAGAACGTGAGCGTGGCATTACGATTAAAGCGCAGAGCGTAACGCTCGATTACAAAGCACTGAACGGTGAAACTTACCAGCTCAATTTTATCGATACGCCGGGCCACGTTGACTTCTCTTATGAGGTTTCGCGTTCGCTGGCCGCTTGTGAAGGCGCGTTATTGGTGGTTGATGCAGGACAGGGCGTTGAAGCTCAGACCCTGGCGAACTGCTACACCGCTATGGAAATGGATCTGGAAGTGGTGCCGGTGCTGAATAAGATCGATCTGCCAGCGGCCGATCCCGATCGCGCTGCTCAGGAAATCGAAGATATCGTCGGTATCGATGCCACCGATGCGGTGCGCTGTTCTGCGAAAACCGGCGTTGGCGTACCGGAAGTGCTGGAACGTTTAGTGCGTGATATTCCGGCGCCGGAAGGTGATGCGGATGCGCCACTGCAGGCGCTGATCATCGACTCATGGTTCGATAACTACCTTGGCGTGGTTTCACTGGTGCGTATTAAAAACGGCACCATGCGCAAAGGCGACAAAATTAAAGTGATGAGCACCGGTCAGGTGTATAACGCCGATCGTCTGGGTATTTTTACCCCGAAACGTGTTGATCGCGATGTGCTGAACTGTGGCGAAGTAGGCTGGCTGGTCTGTGCGATCAAAGACATTCTCGGTGCGCCAGTGGGCGATACCCTGACTCAGTCGCGTAATCCAGCGGATAAAGCACTGCCTGGCTTTAAAAAAGTGAAGCCGCAGGTGTATGCCGGTCTGTTCCCAATCAGCTCTGACGATTATGAAGCCTTCCGCGATGCGCTCGGCAAACTGAGCCTGAATGACGCTTCACTGTTCTATGAGCCAGAAAGCTCTACCGCGCTGGGGTTCGGCTTCCGCTGTGGCTTCCTCGGCTTGTTGCATATGGAGATCATTCAGGAGCGTCTGGAACGTGAATACGATCTGGACCTGATCACCACCGCACCGACGGTGGTGTATGAAGTGGAAACCACCAGCGGTGAAACGGTGTACGTTGACAGCCCGTCGAAGCTGCCAGCGCTGAATAACATCGCTGAACTGCGTGAACCGATTGCAGAGTGTCATATGCTGCTGCCGCAGGAGTTCCTCGGTAACGTGATTACTCTGTGTATCGAGAAGCGCGGCGTGCAGACCAATATGGTTTATCACGGCAACCAGGTGGCACTGACTTATGAAATTCCGATGGCGGAAGTGGTTCTCGACTTCTTTGACCGTCTGAAATCGACCTCACGCGGTTATGCGTCGCTCGATTACAACTTTAAGCGTTTCCAGACTTCTGACATGGTACGTGTCGACGTACTGATCAACGCCGAACGTGTTGATGCGCTGGCGTTGATTACCCACCGCGAAAACTCGCAGTATCGTGGCCGTGAGCTGGTGGAAAAAATGAAAGATCTGATTCCACGTCAGCAGTTTGATATCGCTATTCAGGCGGCGATTGGCACGCACATTATTGCCCGTTCAACCGTTAAGCAGTTGCGTAAAAACGTGCTGGCCAAGTGCTACGGCGGCGACGTCAGTCGTAAGAAGAAACTGTTGCAGAAACAGAAAGACGGTAAGAAACGTATGAAGCAGGTCGGTAACGTTGAACTGCCTCAGGAAGCGTTCCTCGCTATTCTGCACGTCGGAAAAGATAGCAAATAA
- the rseC gene encoding SoxR-reducing system protein RseC, translating to MMREWATVVSWQDGIATLHSEIKTSCNSCSARKGCGSHMLNKLGPKNAHVMHIASEKPLQAGQRIELGIKESSLLGSALLVYMTPLLGLFVLAGVFQSLFHSDLAAAVGALLGGIGGFIVAKGISSRFGDREAFQPVILSVSLPPDILRVESEV from the coding sequence ATGATGAGAGAATGGGCCACGGTGGTTTCGTGGCAAGACGGAATCGCTACGCTACATTCCGAGATTAAAACCTCATGTAACAGTTGCTCAGCGCGTAAGGGCTGTGGCAGCCATATGCTGAATAAACTTGGGCCGAAAAATGCCCATGTGATGCATATTGCCAGCGAAAAGCCGCTGCAAGCCGGGCAGCGTATCGAGCTGGGTATCAAAGAGAGCAGCCTGCTGGGATCGGCACTGCTGGTGTATATGACGCCATTACTGGGGTTATTTGTGCTGGCCGGTGTGTTTCAGAGTCTGTTCCACAGCGATCTGGCGGCGGCGGTTGGCGCATTGCTGGGGGGTATCGGTGGTTTTATCGTAGCGAAAGGAATTTCCAGCCGTTTTGGTGACCGTGAAGCCTTCCAGCCGGTTATTTTAAGCGTTTCTTTACCGCCTGATATTCTGCGCGTTGAGAGTGAGGTTTAG
- the rseB gene encoding sigma-E factor regulatory protein RseB, producing MKQFWCAVSLMAGSLLYSSVAPAQTTSGALLQQMEQASQSLNYELAYINVSRLGIESLRYRHAVIDEKVFAQLLQMDGPRREIIQRGNDISYFEPGLEPFTLAGSHIIDSLPSVVNADFQKLTDSYDFIAVGRTRIADQMCEVIRIVARDGTRYSYIVWMDSETKLPLRVDLLDRDGETLEQYRVVSFAVDEGVRNLMQGLEKASLPPSLSVPAMEKVTLNWKPDWLPGGMKQISQSRRTIPSLNKPVESRLYSDGLFSFSINISPADKSSSAQLLRTGRRTVQTVVRDNAEITVVGELPPSTTKRIADSIDFGTKR from the coding sequence ATGAAGCAATTCTGGTGTGCCGTCAGCCTTATGGCTGGTAGCCTGTTGTATTCATCTGTCGCCCCGGCACAAACCACGTCCGGGGCGCTATTACAGCAGATGGAGCAGGCTAGTCAGTCTCTCAATTACGAACTTGCCTATATCAACGTCTCCAGACTGGGGATCGAATCGCTACGTTATCGCCATGCGGTTATCGACGAAAAAGTCTTTGCACAGCTGTTGCAGATGGACGGACCGCGTCGTGAAATCATTCAGCGTGGTAACGATATTAGCTATTTCGAACCCGGCCTTGAGCCTTTCACCCTGGCAGGGTCGCATATTATTGATTCGTTGCCGTCAGTGGTTAATGCCGATTTCCAGAAATTAACTGACAGCTATGACTTTATCGCCGTCGGCCGTACGCGTATTGCCGATCAGATGTGTGAAGTGATTCGTATCGTGGCACGCGATGGCACGCGCTACAGCTATATTGTCTGGATGGACAGCGAAACTAAGCTGCCATTGCGCGTTGACTTACTGGATCGTGACGGTGAGACACTGGAACAGTATCGCGTGGTGAGCTTTGCGGTTGATGAAGGTGTGCGTAACCTGATGCAGGGGCTGGAAAAAGCCAGCCTGCCGCCATCGCTTTCGGTTCCTGCGATGGAAAAGGTAACGCTGAACTGGAAACCAGACTGGTTGCCGGGCGGTATGAAGCAGATTTCCCAGAGTCGCCGTACGATTCCATCGCTGAATAAACCCGTTGAATCACGGCTTTACTCTGATGGTCTGTTTAGTTTCTCGATTAATATCAGCCCGGCCGATAAAAGCAGTTCTGCGCAGCTATTGCGCACAGGACGTCGTACGGTGCAGACTGTAGTGCGCGATAATGCTGAAATTACCGTGGTCGGTGAGCTTCCGCCATCAACCACTAAACGCATTGCTGACAGTATTGATTTTGGAACCAAACGATGA
- the rseA gene encoding anti-sigma-E factor RseA, giving the protein MQKEKLSALMDGEALDNEVLSALSKDATLQQSWESYHLIRDTLRGDVGEVVHFDIAARVAAAIENEPVRKVTTLIPEVQPKPERWEKMPFWAKVRPWAAQITQVGVAACVSLAVIVGVQHYNQPQQDGSQQSESPVFNTLPMMGKASPVSLGVPADNANASNAPQQVQEQRRRVNALLQDYELQRRLHSEQLQFEQNTPQQAAVQVPGNQSLGIQQQ; this is encoded by the coding sequence ATGCAGAAAGAAAAACTTTCCGCTTTAATGGACGGTGAGGCTTTGGATAACGAAGTTTTATCCGCATTGTCTAAAGACGCCACACTGCAACAAAGCTGGGAAAGCTATCATCTTATCCGCGACACTTTGCGTGGCGATGTCGGAGAGGTTGTGCATTTTGATATTGCAGCACGCGTTGCTGCGGCCATCGAAAATGAGCCTGTTCGTAAAGTCACTACACTGATTCCGGAAGTGCAGCCCAAGCCTGAACGCTGGGAAAAAATGCCATTCTGGGCCAAAGTGCGTCCGTGGGCCGCGCAAATCACTCAGGTGGGGGTTGCGGCATGTGTCTCACTGGCGGTTATCGTCGGTGTGCAGCACTATAACCAACCACAGCAGGATGGTAGCCAGCAATCTGAATCTCCGGTATTCAATACTTTACCGATGATGGGGAAAGCCTCTCCGGTGAGCCTTGGCGTGCCGGCCGACAATGCGAATGCCTCTAATGCGCCTCAGCAGGTGCAGGAACAGCGTCGTCGGGTCAATGCGTTGTTGCAGGATTATGAATTGCAACGCCGTTTGCACTCAGAGCAGCTGCAGTTTGAACAGAACACGCCACAGCAAGCGGCTGTTCAGGTTCCAGGAAATCAGTCTTTAGGAATTCAACAGCAGTAA
- the rpoE gene encoding RNA polymerase sigma factor RpoE produces MSEQLTDQVLVERVQNGDQKSFNLLVVRYQHKVASLVSRYVPSGDVPDVVQESFIKAYRALESFRGDSAFYTWLYRIAVNTAKNYLVAQGRRPPSSDVDAIDAENFESAGALKEISNPENLMLSEELKQIVFRTIESLPEDLRMAITLRELDGLSYEEIAAIMDCPVGTVRSRIFRAREAIDNKVQPLIQR; encoded by the coding sequence ATGAGCGAGCAGTTAACGGATCAGGTTCTCGTCGAGCGAGTGCAGAATGGAGATCAGAAGTCATTCAATTTACTGGTTGTTCGTTACCAGCATAAAGTGGCAAGCCTGGTTTCGCGCTACGTTCCATCGGGCGATGTGCCTGATGTGGTGCAAGAATCATTCATCAAAGCGTATCGCGCACTGGAGTCATTCCGTGGCGATAGCGCATTTTATACCTGGCTGTACCGCATCGCGGTGAATACAGCGAAGAACTATTTGGTTGCTCAGGGGCGTCGTCCGCCATCCAGTGACGTGGATGCCATCGATGCTGAAAACTTCGAAAGTGCAGGTGCGTTGAAAGAAATTTCGAACCCTGAGAACTTAATGTTGTCTGAAGAATTGAAACAGATAGTTTTTCGTACCATTGAGTCACTCCCTGAAGACCTGCGTATGGCGATAACGCTACGTGAGTTGGATGGCCTGAGCTATGAAGAGATAGCGGCTATAATGGATTGTCCGGTGGGTACGGTACGTTCACGCATCTTTCGTGCGCGTGAAGCTATCGATAATAAAGTTCAACCGCTTATCCAACGTTAG